Proteins co-encoded in one Erinaceus europaeus chromosome X, mEriEur2.1, whole genome shotgun sequence genomic window:
- the LOC103125995 gene encoding centromere protein V-like protein 3: MGKVRSSSHSSNAKARQHKRRRSRKWRDPYSLGAAGQGMGRWRPPVSARSAGRRAGSSRRHAARLRLRRKRWWRRARRALLAKGARAAARRRRARGLRPGWLELGAQRERWEQFRKRRGLSCEDTAKFLLDTFEYPGLVYHTGGCHCGAVRFAVWAPADLHVVDCSCGLCRKKQHRHFLVPASRFSLLRGADRLITYRSRLHPALHSFCSRCGVQGFHASQARSGGFYGIAPHCLDPGTVHSVVIEEVDGGDWDEESWLDEDDEAEEEVSLLNVSAMQ, encoded by the coding sequence ATGGGCAAAGTGCGGAGCAGCTCCCACAGCAGCAACGCCAAAGCCCGACAGCACAAGCGAAGGCGCTCCAGGAAGTGGCGGGATCCCTACTCCTTGGGCGCGGCGGGCCAGGGCATGGGTAGGTGGCGTCCACCTGTGTCGGCCCGCTCGGCGGGCAGGAGGGCCGGCTCATCCCGCAGGCATGCTGCCCGGCTGCGGCTGCGAAGGAAGCGCTGGTGGCGCCGCGCCCGCAGAGCGCTGCTGGCCAAGGGCGCGCGGGCTGCTGCCCGGAGGCGGCGGGCGCGCGGCCTGCGCCCCGGTTGGCTGGAGCTGGGCGCACAGCGGGAGCGCTGGGAGCAGTTCAGGAAGCGGCGCGGCCTGAGCTGCGAGGACACCGCCAAGTTCCTGCTGGACACCTTCGAGTACCCGGGCCTGGTGTACCACACCGGCGGCTGCCACTGCGGCGCGGTGCGCTTCGCGGTCTGGGCGCCGGCCGACCTGCACGTCGTGGATTGCAGCTGCGGGCTGTGCAGGAAGAAGCAGCACCGCCACTTCCTGGTGCCGGCCTCGCGCTTCTCGCTGCTGCGGGGCGCAGACCGCCTCATCACCTACCGCTCGCGCTTGCACCCCGCGCTGCACAGCTTCTGCAGCCGCTGCGGCGTGCAGGGCTTCCACGCGTCTCAGGCCCGCAGCGGCGGCTTCTATGGCATCGCCCCGCACTGCCTGGACCCGGGCACCGTGCACAGCGTGGTCATCGAGGAGGTGGATGGCGGCGACTGGGATGAGGAGTCCTGGCTCGACGAGGACGACGAGGCTGAGGAGGAGGTGAGCCTGCTGAATGTCAGCGCGATGCAGTGA